A window of Castanea sativa cultivar Marrone di Chiusa Pesio chromosome 1, ASM4071231v1 contains these coding sequences:
- the LOC142617335 gene encoding vacuolar protein sorting-associated protein 2 homolog 1: protein MSFLFGKRKTPAELLRENKRMLDKSIREIERERQGLQAQEKKLIMEIKKSAKQGQMGAVKVMAKDLVRTRHQIEKFYKLKSQLQGVSLRIQTLKSTQAMGEAMKGVTKAMGQMNRQMNLPSLQKIMQEFERQNERMELTTEVMGDAIDDALEGDEEEEETEELVSQVLDEIGIDVNQELVNAPSSAVAAPPTKTKVPQVETASTDDTGIDSELQARLDNLRRM, encoded by the exons ATGAGTTTTCTTTTCGGAAAGCGAAAAACTCCCGCAG AACTTCTGCGGGAGAATAAGAGGATGCTGGACAAATCTATTAGAGAAATTGAACGGGAGAGACAAGGTCTACAAGCACAGGAGAAGAAACTTATTATGGAGATAAAGAAAAGTGCCAAGCAAGGGCAGATG GGAGCTGTGAAGGTGATGGCAAAAGATCTTGTTAGAACGCGGCATCAGATTGAAAAATTCTATAAGCTTAAATCGCAACTACAGGGTGTATCCCTCAGAATTCAG ACATTGAAATCAACACAAGCGATGGGGGAGGCAATGAAAGGTGTGACAAAGGCAATGGGCCAGATGAATAGACAGATGAACTTACCATCATTGCAGAAAATTATGCAAGAATTTGAGAGGCAGAATGAGAGAATGGAATTAACAACAGAAGTGATGGGAGATGCTATTGATGATGCTTTGGAAGGggatgaggaagaggaagaaacaGAAGAACTAGTCAGTCAAGTTCTCGATGAGATTGGGATTGATGTTAATCAAGAG CTTGTTAATGCACCATCATCTGCTGTTGCTGCACCGCCAACCAAGACTAAGGTTCCACAAGTGGAAACAGCTAGTACTGATGACACTGGAATAGATAGCGAGTTACAGGCAAGGTTAGATAATTTAAGAAGAATGTAA